TTGCGTCAATGTGCCGCCTTTTGGAGCGTCCGGGTTGGCGTAATCCAGATGGGTGGCATCGGGGCCGTATTTGGGGGTTCCGTGCATGGCCAGACCGTAATATTCTTCTGCCCATACAGCCCCGCTGACGGATGAAACCGTCAGGAAAAAGGCCATTACCATAAAGGTCTTGCGTAGGATCGTTTTCATGTCTGAAGTGATAGCAGAGGGCCAGAGCCCTTCCAACCACCATCTGATCAACCGGATTGATCTCATCCACGGAGATTTGGTGGCACAGGACGATGTGGACGCGATTGTGGCGGCGATTCCCCATAATCTGGATATGAGCGGCTCCCTCAACCGGGCGATTCTGGGTGCGGCGGGGGAACAGATTGACAATTTTATTCTGGAACACATCTACAAACCCCGGCCCGGCGACGTGTTTGCTGTGCCCCCCTTTGGTTTGCCCGTCTCGCATATCTTGTTCGCCGTGACGCCGGATTGGAACGATGCCATTGCGCGCGAAGACCGCGATTTGACCCGGTGTTTCCGTGGCGCGATGCAGGTGGCGGCGCAAATGGGTTTACAGCGCGTGGCCTTTGCCGCATTGGGGACGGGCAAACATAAATTCCCCGTCATGCGCGCAGCACGATTGGGGTTGAACGCCATTCTGGATCGTCTGGATGATCGTTTTGTCGAGGTGCGGATCGTCGCCAACCGTGATGACGTTTTCGCCGCGTGGAATGAACGGCTGCACCATCACGGTTGGACGGGATATATCGACCCGACGGCGTAAGGTTTCTTACGCGGCCTTCGCAATTTTCGTTACGAAATCGGCATAGGCCATTTCCGGGCGCGGGCCCATGTGGCTGATGACTTCAGCGGCGGCCAGTGAACCCAGTTGGCCGCACATCTGCATATCCATGCCTTGTGTCAAACCATACAGGAAACCGGCGGCGTATTGGTCGCCTGCGCCCGTTGTGTCCATCAATTGGGCAACCGGGGCGGCGGCGATTTCGATGAATTCACCATCGGCCACAATGACCGATCCTTTTTCGCTGCGGGTCAGGGCGGCGATGCCGACTTTTCCGGCAACGATTTTGGCGGCCTGTTCAAATGTTTCGGTTTGATAGAGGGAGATGATCTCCGCCTCGTTCGCGAACAGAATGTCGGTGTGGTTTTCAACGAAATTCTGGAAGTCTTCGCGGTGACGATCAACACAGAACGGGTCGGACAGGCTCAGCGCTACGCGGTTGCCGGATTTGTGTGCAATGTCGGCGGCGGCGCGGAACATGGCTTTGGCTTGTTCCGGGTCGAACATGTATCCTTCCAGATATGTGACTTGGGCATTCTGGATCAGCGATGAATCCAGATCATCCACGCCCAGTTCCAGACATGCGCCCAGATAGGTGTTCATGGTGCGCTGGGCATCCGGTGTCACAAACACCAGGCAGCGGGCCGTCGGTGCACCAACGATCAGCGGGGTGGTGTTGTACACAACGCCCATATCGCGCATTTCCTTGCGGAACACTTGACCCAGCGTATCGTCAGCCACTTTGCCGATATACGCACCCTTGCCACCGAAGGACGCCACGCCTGCAATCGTATTCCCGGCCGATCCGCCAGAACGTTCAACCGTATCGTTCATCAGGCCATACAGTTCCACCGCACGCGATTGCTCGATCAGCGCCATGGCGCCTTTGATCATGCCGGCATCGGCTTGGGATTGGATAAACGCATCATCCGTATGGGCCAGAACGTCAACGATGGCGTTACCAATGGCAACAACGTCAAGAGAGCGAGAGGACATCAGCGGTTGATCCTTGTCTTTCAGTGGGTTTAATGGTTTGATTTTACGCGTCATTCATAAGGGATCAGGGGCATCATGGCCAAGAAAAAAGCGCAGGAATCCAAGAAAAAAACCGCATCCAAGG
The window above is part of the Micavibrio aeruginosavorus ARL-13 genome. Proteins encoded here:
- a CDS encoding macro domain-containing protein, which produces MSEVIAEGQSPSNHHLINRIDLIHGDLVAQDDVDAIVAAIPHNLDMSGSLNRAILGAAGEQIDNFILEHIYKPRPGDVFAVPPFGLPVSHILFAVTPDWNDAIAREDRDLTRCFRGAMQVAAQMGLQRVAFAALGTGKHKFPVMRAARLGLNAILDRLDDRFVEVRIVANRDDVFAAWNERLHHHGWTGYIDPTA
- a CDS encoding adenosine kinase; amino-acid sequence: MSSRSLDVVAIGNAIVDVLAHTDDAFIQSQADAGMIKGAMALIEQSRAVELYGLMNDTVERSGGSAGNTIAGVASFGGKGAYIGKVADDTLGQVFRKEMRDMGVVYNTTPLIVGAPTARCLVFVTPDAQRTMNTYLGACLELGVDDLDSSLIQNAQVTYLEGYMFDPEQAKAMFRAAADIAHKSGNRVALSLSDPFCVDRHREDFQNFVENHTDILFANEAEIISLYQTETFEQAAKIVAGKVGIAALTRSEKGSVIVADGEFIEIAAAPVAQLMDTTGAGDQYAAGFLYGLTQGMDMQMCGQLGSLAAAEVISHMGPRPEMAYADFVTKIAKAA